The genomic stretch AAGTTCCTCCATGGCCTCGATGAGCCCCTCGGCGCTCACCGGCTTGGCGACGTACAGATCGAAGCCTGCCTCGATCGCGCGGCGCCGGTCGGCGTCCCGGGCGTGCGCACTCACGGCACAGGCTGGGATGGCCTTCTGGCCCTGCTCCTGGCGGCGCTCGAGGGTGCGTCCGATCCGCTCGT from Stigmatella aurantiaca encodes the following:
- a CDS encoding response regulator; this encodes MRWTLEREGARIREASSGAEALAALDEETPEVIVCDLGLPGMSGYERIGRTLERRQEQGQKAIPACAVSAHARDADRRRAIEAGFDLYVAKPVSAEGLIEAMEELAVLAHQER